One genomic window of Struthio camelus isolate bStrCam1 chromosome 1, bStrCam1.hap1, whole genome shotgun sequence includes the following:
- the IL17RA gene encoding interleukin-17 receptor A isoform X1 has translation MAGAGRQLSLRLRLLLLLVLPVPPADAALRLLLGAAPPFTCSQPGLNCLVRNSTCMEASWLHVPMWTPSAPSSLHVSSDVFRQMDGKLFPVLRIEWKVATDASIQCLRGAELAVMQVNSNQQICAQFDFQSNLSLQVRPDGGRWNFSFDRFEVEPGQTYQVTVYHLPKLGVDGDHNCKSMPYTMPDCKDSLMKRTVPCINTGSLWEPRIQGKSLDDATLLVSFNPWTESAHYQIHVASFLNEKKCKVATHNFTEDGLQQQVNVTIKIEKNIRACCNYKIQVQPFFVNCGTDCLRHSTFVPCSPMPSTDPSGDMIIWLYWCITGICVLLVGSVIAAVICMTKKRAGRQQGKGNHNGLQTEVLSPDLPLPPLKPRKVWIVYSADHLLYVDVVLKFAEFLMTVCGTAVALDLLEDHQISELGALPWLTRQKKEMEDLSSKIIILCSRGTQAKWQAMLGSEPVCLKQDQQKPTGDLFTPALNLILPDFKKPACFGMYIVCYFEGISSEKDIPDLFNVTSRYQLMDKFEDIYFRIQNLEKFEPGRIHRIQEITAENYIDTPSGWKLKEAVRKFKEWQTEHPDWFETESICLENDEELQSLNRDSQVDSLLNEQGGIVKQQLHLWEPDPSCCYIVNLRMHEGESRGCKLQPQLNLSGDATSQTMVVPMDEAPLVQVVELVSPMEEKNVLGHHVVTNEDCMEGAPLLETSFPVRNDIILHDDCEAAAGIDDKSPANLSGDLRQQLNGLMYSLYQQSVMPSEPSFCQEEANKQHQLVLDDQCKDQRQSVQSDQGYISRCSPLPPDDLVEEEEEEEEEEEDPEKQVLFHELSPEVLNSLKSLQKQLFFQDIQQSCDWGYLAEVTDRGQSLEDCEAPSGTYSI, from the exons GGTTTAAACTGCCTCGTAAGAAATA GTACCTGCATGGAGGCAAGCTGGCTGCACGTTCCAATGTGGACACCTTCTGCTCCAAGTAGTCTTCATGTCTCTTCTGATGTTTTCCGTCAGATGGATGGAAAATTGTTCCCTGTGCTTCGGATAGAATGGAAAGTGGCCACTGATG CTAGCATCCAGTGTCTTCGGGGGGCAGAGCTGGCTGTGATGCAGGTGAACAGCAATCAACAAATCTGTGCCCAGTTTGATTTTCAGAGCAACTTGTCACTTCAGGTTCGTCCGGATGGAGGCCGG tggaacTTCAGTTTTGACCGCTTTGAGGTGGAACCTGGCCAGACTTACCAAGTGACCGTCTACCACCTGCCCAAACTGGGTGTGGATGGAGACCACAATTGCAAGTCCATGCCTTACACAATGCCTG ACTGCAAGGACTCTCTGATGAAAAGAACTGTTCCATGTATAAACACAG GCAGCCTGTGGGAGCCCAGGATCCAAGGTAAAAGTCTAGATGATGCAACTCTGCTCGTGAGCTTTAACCCGTGGACGGAGTCAGCCCATTATCAAATCCATGTGGCCAGTTTCCTGAATGAGAAGAAATGTAAAGTGGCCACACATAATTTCACTGAG GATGGGCTGCAGCAGCAAGTAAATGTTACAATCAAAATAGAGAAGAACATAAGAGCTTGTTGCAACTACAAAATACAG GTTCAGCCATTTTTTGTGAACTGTGGCACAGACTGTCTGAGACATTCCACTTTCGTCCCATGTTCACCGATGCCAA GTACAGACCCATCAG GTGATATGATTATATGGTTATACTGGTGTATCACTGGAATCTGTGTGTTACTGGTGGGATCAGTCATAGCAGCTGTCATTTGTATGACCAAAAAACGAGCAG gaCGCCAGCAAGGGAAAGGCAACCACAATGGCTTGCAAACTG AGGTACTATCTCCAGACCTTCCTCTGCCACCCTTGAAGCCGCGAAAGGTTTGGATTGTGTACTCTGCTGATCACCTACTCTACGTGGATGTGGTGCTGAAGTTTGCAGAGTTCCTGATGACAGTCTGTGGCACTGCTGTAGCCTTAGATCTGCTGGAAGATCATCAGATCTCGGAGCTTGGGGCATTACCCTGGCTTACTCGACAAAAGAAGGAAATGGAAGACCTCTCTTCAAAGATCATTATCTTATGTTCACGGGGCACCCAGGCCAAATGGCAGGCCATGCTTGGAAGTGAGCCTGTGTGTCTCAAGCAAGATCAGCAAAAGCCAACTGGAGACCTGTTCACCCCAGCCTTGAATTTGATCCTGCCTGACTTCAAGAAGCCAGCCTGTTTTGGAATGTATATAGTCTGCTATTTTGAGGGAATAAGTAGTGAGAAGGATATACCTGATCTATTCAACGTCACATCCAGGTACCAACTGATGGACAAGTTTGAAGATATTTATTTTCGGATTCAGAACCTGGAGAAGTTTGAACCAGGGCGTATACATCGAATCCAGGAAATCACAGCTGAGAATTATATCGATACCCCTAGCGGATGGAAGTTGAAAGAGGCAGTGCGAAAGTTCAAGGAGTGGCAGACAGAGCACCCAGACTGGTTTGAGACTGAAAGCATCTGCTTGGAAAATGATGAGGAGCTGCAGTCCCTGAACAGAGACAGTCAGGTGGATTCATTGCTGAATGAGCAGGGTGGAATTGTGAAACAGCAGCTGCACCTATGGGAGCCTGATCCTAGTTGCTGTTACATCGTCAACCTCCGCATGCATGAAGGTGAGAGCAGAGGATGCAAGCTGCAGCCTCAGCTGAATCTATCTGGGGATGCGACTTCTCAGACTATGGTCGTTCCTATGGATGAGGCCCCTCTAGTTCAGGTAGTGGAGCTAGTCTCTCCcatggaagagaaaaatgtacTTGGTCATCATGTGGTGACTAACGAGGACTGCATGGAAGGAGCTCCTCTCCTGGAGACAAGTTTTCCAGTGAGGAATGACATCATCCTCCATGATGACTGTGAAGCTGCTGCAGGAATAGATGACAAGAGTCCTGCAAACCTCTCAGGTGACCTGAGACAACAGCTGAATGGACTCATGTACTCGCTTTATCAGCAGAGTGTCATGCCTTCAGAGCCCTCTTTCTGCCAAGAGGAAGCTAACAAGCAACACCAGTTGGTCTTAGATGACCAATGCAAAGACCAAAGACAATCAGTGCAGTCAGACCAGGGCTACATCTCGAGATGTTCTCCTTTGCCTCCTGATGACcttgtggaagaggaggaggaggaagaggaggaggaggaggatccagAGAAACAGGTGCTCTTTCATGAACTCTCTCCAGAGGTCTTGAACAGTCTAAAGAGTCTCCAGAAGCAGTTGTTTTTTCAGgacattcagcagagctgtgactGGGGGTATCTAGCTGAGGTGACGGACAGGGGCCAGTCCTTGGAGGACTGTGAGGCTCCATCTGGGACATACTCCATTTGA
- the IL17RA gene encoding interleukin-17 receptor A isoform X2, whose protein sequence is MEASWLHVPMWTPSAPSSLHVSSDVFRQMDGKLFPVLRIEWKVATDASIQCLRGAELAVMQVNSNQQICAQFDFQSNLSLQVRPDGGRWNFSFDRFEVEPGQTYQVTVYHLPKLGVDGDHNCKSMPYTMPDCKDSLMKRTVPCINTGSLWEPRIQGKSLDDATLLVSFNPWTESAHYQIHVASFLNEKKCKVATHNFTEDGLQQQVNVTIKIEKNIRACCNYKIQVQPFFVNCGTDCLRHSTFVPCSPMPSTDPSGDMIIWLYWCITGICVLLVGSVIAAVICMTKKRAGRQQGKGNHNGLQTEVLSPDLPLPPLKPRKVWIVYSADHLLYVDVVLKFAEFLMTVCGTAVALDLLEDHQISELGALPWLTRQKKEMEDLSSKIIILCSRGTQAKWQAMLGSEPVCLKQDQQKPTGDLFTPALNLILPDFKKPACFGMYIVCYFEGISSEKDIPDLFNVTSRYQLMDKFEDIYFRIQNLEKFEPGRIHRIQEITAENYIDTPSGWKLKEAVRKFKEWQTEHPDWFETESICLENDEELQSLNRDSQVDSLLNEQGGIVKQQLHLWEPDPSCCYIVNLRMHEGESRGCKLQPQLNLSGDATSQTMVVPMDEAPLVQVVELVSPMEEKNVLGHHVVTNEDCMEGAPLLETSFPVRNDIILHDDCEAAAGIDDKSPANLSGDLRQQLNGLMYSLYQQSVMPSEPSFCQEEANKQHQLVLDDQCKDQRQSVQSDQGYISRCSPLPPDDLVEEEEEEEEEEEDPEKQVLFHELSPEVLNSLKSLQKQLFFQDIQQSCDWGYLAEVTDRGQSLEDCEAPSGTYSI, encoded by the exons ATGGAGGCAAGCTGGCTGCACGTTCCAATGTGGACACCTTCTGCTCCAAGTAGTCTTCATGTCTCTTCTGATGTTTTCCGTCAGATGGATGGAAAATTGTTCCCTGTGCTTCGGATAGAATGGAAAGTGGCCACTGATG CTAGCATCCAGTGTCTTCGGGGGGCAGAGCTGGCTGTGATGCAGGTGAACAGCAATCAACAAATCTGTGCCCAGTTTGATTTTCAGAGCAACTTGTCACTTCAGGTTCGTCCGGATGGAGGCCGG tggaacTTCAGTTTTGACCGCTTTGAGGTGGAACCTGGCCAGACTTACCAAGTGACCGTCTACCACCTGCCCAAACTGGGTGTGGATGGAGACCACAATTGCAAGTCCATGCCTTACACAATGCCTG ACTGCAAGGACTCTCTGATGAAAAGAACTGTTCCATGTATAAACACAG GCAGCCTGTGGGAGCCCAGGATCCAAGGTAAAAGTCTAGATGATGCAACTCTGCTCGTGAGCTTTAACCCGTGGACGGAGTCAGCCCATTATCAAATCCATGTGGCCAGTTTCCTGAATGAGAAGAAATGTAAAGTGGCCACACATAATTTCACTGAG GATGGGCTGCAGCAGCAAGTAAATGTTACAATCAAAATAGAGAAGAACATAAGAGCTTGTTGCAACTACAAAATACAG GTTCAGCCATTTTTTGTGAACTGTGGCACAGACTGTCTGAGACATTCCACTTTCGTCCCATGTTCACCGATGCCAA GTACAGACCCATCAG GTGATATGATTATATGGTTATACTGGTGTATCACTGGAATCTGTGTGTTACTGGTGGGATCAGTCATAGCAGCTGTCATTTGTATGACCAAAAAACGAGCAG gaCGCCAGCAAGGGAAAGGCAACCACAATGGCTTGCAAACTG AGGTACTATCTCCAGACCTTCCTCTGCCACCCTTGAAGCCGCGAAAGGTTTGGATTGTGTACTCTGCTGATCACCTACTCTACGTGGATGTGGTGCTGAAGTTTGCAGAGTTCCTGATGACAGTCTGTGGCACTGCTGTAGCCTTAGATCTGCTGGAAGATCATCAGATCTCGGAGCTTGGGGCATTACCCTGGCTTACTCGACAAAAGAAGGAAATGGAAGACCTCTCTTCAAAGATCATTATCTTATGTTCACGGGGCACCCAGGCCAAATGGCAGGCCATGCTTGGAAGTGAGCCTGTGTGTCTCAAGCAAGATCAGCAAAAGCCAACTGGAGACCTGTTCACCCCAGCCTTGAATTTGATCCTGCCTGACTTCAAGAAGCCAGCCTGTTTTGGAATGTATATAGTCTGCTATTTTGAGGGAATAAGTAGTGAGAAGGATATACCTGATCTATTCAACGTCACATCCAGGTACCAACTGATGGACAAGTTTGAAGATATTTATTTTCGGATTCAGAACCTGGAGAAGTTTGAACCAGGGCGTATACATCGAATCCAGGAAATCACAGCTGAGAATTATATCGATACCCCTAGCGGATGGAAGTTGAAAGAGGCAGTGCGAAAGTTCAAGGAGTGGCAGACAGAGCACCCAGACTGGTTTGAGACTGAAAGCATCTGCTTGGAAAATGATGAGGAGCTGCAGTCCCTGAACAGAGACAGTCAGGTGGATTCATTGCTGAATGAGCAGGGTGGAATTGTGAAACAGCAGCTGCACCTATGGGAGCCTGATCCTAGTTGCTGTTACATCGTCAACCTCCGCATGCATGAAGGTGAGAGCAGAGGATGCAAGCTGCAGCCTCAGCTGAATCTATCTGGGGATGCGACTTCTCAGACTATGGTCGTTCCTATGGATGAGGCCCCTCTAGTTCAGGTAGTGGAGCTAGTCTCTCCcatggaagagaaaaatgtacTTGGTCATCATGTGGTGACTAACGAGGACTGCATGGAAGGAGCTCCTCTCCTGGAGACAAGTTTTCCAGTGAGGAATGACATCATCCTCCATGATGACTGTGAAGCTGCTGCAGGAATAGATGACAAGAGTCCTGCAAACCTCTCAGGTGACCTGAGACAACAGCTGAATGGACTCATGTACTCGCTTTATCAGCAGAGTGTCATGCCTTCAGAGCCCTCTTTCTGCCAAGAGGAAGCTAACAAGCAACACCAGTTGGTCTTAGATGACCAATGCAAAGACCAAAGACAATCAGTGCAGTCAGACCAGGGCTACATCTCGAGATGTTCTCCTTTGCCTCCTGATGACcttgtggaagaggaggaggaggaagaggaggaggaggaggatccagAGAAACAGGTGCTCTTTCATGAACTCTCTCCAGAGGTCTTGAACAGTCTAAAGAGTCTCCAGAAGCAGTTGTTTTTTCAGgacattcagcagagctgtgactGGGGGTATCTAGCTGAGGTGACGGACAGGGGCCAGTCCTTGGAGGACTGTGAGGCTCCATCTGGGACATACTCCATTTGA